One Cricetulus griseus strain 17A/GY chromosome 5, alternate assembly CriGri-PICRH-1.0, whole genome shotgun sequence genomic window carries:
- the LOC113836186 gene encoding sperm motility kinase Z-like, protein MDIANQFTNKSSEKVKRQLDLKASASEEETLSDHYVILRSLGKGNFAEVKLAYHLHTEVQVAVKVLQNGTNNDFSLNTEIDMYKTLNHPYIIKLFHIINTKEYTYIVLEHAARGDLVSYIGRVGCLQEEQAQHIFTQLVCAVHYCHDNGIAHRDIKLDNILLDDKGNIKLCDFGLATRVTPGQGTKGFCGTLEYWAPELFSGKEYDAKAVDIWSLGVVLYTMVTASFPFKAKTFSDMKEAMLDPKYHLPYTLSQNTANITVQLFTVKPEQRPKIFDIRQHQWLKMKEEFGKITPSLEALWNNLNPSIVVAMGRMGYHPKDISACLCEKKFNNIMATYLILYHTSPCDHCKYAAKFLPAHVTMSRADALTNFPTQRGLSELAFPILLEEHQVHDEKGSRKKRMRSLSMRARLCCQQKRNKHPHPAPKLAHKGTYIKSRSLALNSMICHCSSSRSLSSESISSASFLSCETPQEVNTPNNSSDIQSSGSYREVPHIVNTTATYDIHRGSLQTTSKDSFGDVPPEGIPEIQRYSLQETSKNRLDDVLYKGIPEIQMPFLQETSKQSCDNIPTDDISDIQRSFIQETTNNSFEDVPLGDIPEIHRSSLQETYKNIFYDVPPEDIPEIQRPSLPATSKNSFEDVPHRGVTAASESHLSRGWKRVKKRIRNCLGQLCCCVPASKGSHVSQKEEEPVEVESSAVTHMQIHGVPKMHCCVS, encoded by the coding sequence ATGGATATTGCCAATCAATTCACTAACAAGAGCAGTGAAAAGGTGAAAAGACAGCTGGACCTGAAGGCCAGTGCCTCTGAAGAGGAGACACTTTCAGATCACTATGTCATCCTCAGGAGCCTCGGCAAAGGGAACTTTGCTGAGGTGAAGCTTGCCTACCACCTTCACACAGAGGTGCAAGTTGCTGTCAAGGTCCTACAAAATGGAACCAACAATGACTTCAGCTTAAATACCGAAATTGACATGTATAAAACTTTGAACCACCCGTATATTATCAAGCTGTTCCATATCATCAACACCAAAGAATACACCTATATAGTGTTGGAACATGCTGCTCGTGGAGATCTGGTGAGCTATATTGGGAGGGTGGGCTGTCTGCAGGAGGAGCAGGCCCAGCACATTTTTACACAGCTGGTGTGTGCAGTTCACTACTGCCATGACAATGGCATTGCACACAGAGACATCAAGCTAGATAATATCCTGCTTGATGACAAAGGCAACATCAAGCTGTGCGACTTTGGCCTGGCCACCCGAGTCACCCCTGGCCAGGGTACTAAGGGGTTCTGCGGAACCCTGGAATATTGGGCTCCAGAGTTGTTCTCTGGCAAGGAATACGATGCAAAGGCAGTTGACATCTGGAGCCTGGGAGTGGTTTTATATACAATGGTGACTGCATCCTTTCCCTTCAAAGCCAAAACCTTTTCAGACATGAAGGAGGCAATGCTGGATCCCAAGTACCACCTCCCTTACACCCTTTCCCAAAACACAGCAAACATCACTGTGCAGTTGTTCACTGTGAAGCCTGAGCAGAGGCCCAAGATATTTGACATTAGGCAGCACCAGTGGCTCAAGATGAAGGAAGAATTTGGGAAAATCACACCATCCTTAGAGGCACTCTGGAACAACCTGAATCCCAGCATTGTGGTGGCTATGGGGAGAATGGGCTACCACCCCAAGGACATTAGTGCTTGTCTATGTGAGAAGAAATTCAATAACATCATGGCCACCTACCTAATTTTATACCACACGTCACCCTGTGACCACTGTAAATATGCTGCGAAATTCTTGCCAGCCCATGTTACTATGTCCCGAGCAGATGCTCTCACTAACTTTCCAACTCAGCGGGGACTGAGTGAGCTTGCTTTTCCCATCTTGCTGGAGGAACACCAGGTGCATGATGAGAAGGGatcaaggaagaagaggatgagaagCCTGAGCATGCGTGCCCGCTTGTGCTGCCagcagaagagaaacaaacatcCACACCCAGCCCCCAAATTGGCTCATAAGGGTACTTACATCAAGAGCAGATCTTTGGCACTGAATAGCATGATTTGCCATTGCTCATCCTCAAGATCCCTGTCCTCTGAGAGCATTTCTTCTGCATCCTTCTTGTCCTGTGAAACACCCCAGGAAGTGAACACACCCAACAATAGCTCAGACATTCAGAGTTCAGGGAGTTACAGGGAGGTCCCTCACATTGTGAACACCACTGCCACATACGACATCCACAGAGGTTCTCTTCAGACAACATCCAAGGACAGCTTTGGTGATGTCCCTCCTGAAGGCATACCTGAAATCCAGAGATACTCCCTTCAGGAAACATCAAAGAACAGACTGGATGATGTCCTATATAAAGGCATACCTGAAATCCAAATGCCTTTCCTTCAGGAAACATCTAAGCAAAGTTGTGACAATATCCCTACTGATGACATATCTGATATCCAGAGATCTTTCATTCaggaaacaacaaacaacagcTTTGAGGATGTCCCTCTTGGAGACATACCTGAAATCCACAGATCTTCTCTTCAGGAAACATACAAGAACATATTTTatgatgtccctcctgaagacataCCTGAAATCCAGAGACCTTCCCTTCCGGCTACCTCTAAGAACAGCTTTGAAGATGTTCCTCATAGAGGTGTAACTGCAGCCTCTGAGAGCCATCTATCACGAGGTTGGAAGAGGGTGAAGAAGAGAATTAGAAATTGTCTGGGACAACTATGCTGCTGTGTGCCAGCCTCCAAAGGAAGCCATGTTTCTCAGAAGGAAGAGGAACCAGTGGaagtggagagcagtgcagtcacacacatgcagatccATGGGGTGCCCAAGATGCACTGCTGTGTTTCTTAG